A part of Desulfomicrobium baculatum DSM 4028 genomic DNA contains:
- a CDS encoding PAS domain S-box protein, giving the protein MRFILALLLLLTVGSQCLANPPLDLSPEERAWLAEHKDSLTLSFDRSFPPIEFEKPDGSFTGLSADLVARIEERLGITFRKQGIPWTQALEGLQDGTTALAPAIVNNAERSEYTLFTQPFVRIPLVIVTSRHMKGPLSLDDLAGMRVAVVRGYASATLVKKAGQGRFTVVELETIREGLRDVSFGVVDAFVESLAVAAWHIGQEKLPNLRVAGDLDVTQDLSIGVSKHYPLLASAVAKALTSIPEPSINNITDRWIHLPTSFLGKHTLEALRLAALLTAVVFLVLAGIAWALSRTLRKKINDLKRTESALTEQVDRFRLALETTQAGFWEHYPAEGREVHSPEWYAMLGYTPQAVTGGVEDWTALIHPEEREKALASFSAYISEGGKGMYEAQYRLRAKDGSWRWIMGKGRAVSWDDEGRPTRIIGLNLDIQKSRQDQLEMQRTQTLNKALLEQTTQFIGLLDLQGNLLVANRTSMEWIKAKPEEVLGKPFWDGPWWPDKTKAEFLLLQLIDQVREGKTVRREIVHADSEGRESFFDFTMSPFRNETGQVVNFIVEGRDISMLKKKQQEIMESEKRFRTIFENAPYSMVITRLSDGKYMDANTAFLDRMNISRENLLTLSPKDVGTFGQAHQQEILLRLKASRNIHNMETQVQRPDGTTGHILYSGGLITLDGEACILSMTVDITELKQAQEELRRSKEMFARLFQLSPDIITLARQEDGVLLEVNETFSRTTGYSRDEALGKSTLDLTIFAAPERRTAFVQALLRDGQVDNFEFEMRHRDGHTLQCSTSARLMNIDDTPCILAITRDITHLRALQDSMIQSEKMLSLGGIAAGIAHEINNPLGIVLQAAQTITLRTRADFPKNIEAAAKVGADLGQVDRYLKERKVDVFIRDIQGAAVRAAEIIRHMLDFSRRSESRHSVCDIRVILENSLRLASSDYDLKKNYDFKSIRIEKDVEDNLPCLLCTETEIEQVLLNLLRNAAQAMAEAEPPLPDPCIGIRIRKMETGLRIDIRDNGPGISAENRKRIFEPFFTTKTAGAGTGLGLSVSYFIITKGHGGAMYVTAPAEGGTVFSIELPGTTESVKHEAHA; this is encoded by the coding sequence ATGCGCTTCATCCTTGCCCTGCTCCTGCTGCTGACCGTCGGCAGCCAATGTCTGGCAAACCCTCCGCTGGACCTCAGTCCCGAGGAGCGTGCCTGGCTGGCCGAGCACAAGGATTCCCTGACCCTTTCCTTCGACCGCTCGTTCCCCCCCATCGAATTCGAAAAACCAGACGGCTCGTTCACCGGTCTGAGCGCGGACCTCGTCGCCCGGATCGAAGAGCGCCTCGGCATCACCTTCCGTAAGCAGGGCATACCCTGGACCCAGGCCCTTGAAGGCCTGCAAGACGGAACCACGGCGCTTGCCCCGGCCATCGTCAACAACGCGGAACGCTCCGAATACACGCTTTTCACCCAGCCCTTTGTCCGCATTCCCCTCGTCATCGTCACCTCCCGCCATATGAAAGGCCCTCTGTCCCTGGACGATCTCGCCGGGATGCGCGTGGCAGTGGTTCGCGGCTACGCCTCGGCGACGCTGGTCAAGAAGGCCGGCCAAGGCCGGTTCACCGTGGTGGAATTGGAGACCATTCGCGAAGGGCTGCGCGACGTCTCCTTCGGAGTGGTCGACGCCTTTGTGGAGAGCCTGGCCGTGGCCGCATGGCACATCGGGCAGGAAAAGCTGCCCAACCTGCGCGTCGCCGGAGATCTGGACGTGACCCAGGACCTGTCCATCGGCGTCAGCAAGCATTATCCGCTTCTGGCCAGCGCCGTGGCCAAGGCACTGACGTCCATCCCCGAGCCTAGCATAAATAATATCACTGATCGCTGGATTCACTTACCGACCTCTTTTCTGGGCAAGCATACCCTTGAGGCCTTGAGGCTCGCGGCGCTTTTGACGGCCGTCGTCTTCCTTGTCCTGGCCGGAATCGCCTGGGCTCTGAGCCGCACGCTGCGCAAAAAGATCAACGATCTCAAACGCACCGAGTCCGCTCTGACGGAACAGGTCGACCGCTTCCGCCTGGCCCTGGAAACCACCCAGGCCGGATTCTGGGAACACTACCCGGCAGAAGGCCGGGAAGTGCACAGCCCGGAATGGTACGCCATGCTTGGATACACTCCCCAGGCCGTTACGGGCGGCGTGGAGGACTGGACCGCCCTGATCCATCCCGAGGAGCGGGAAAAAGCGCTGGCCAGCTTTTCCGCCTACATCAGCGAAGGCGGCAAGGGCATGTATGAAGCCCAGTACCGCCTACGCGCCAAGGACGGTTCCTGGCGCTGGATCATGGGCAAAGGCCGCGCCGTTTCCTGGGACGACGAAGGCCGGCCGACGCGCATCATCGGCCTCAATCTGGACATTCAGAAAAGCAGGCAAGATCAGCTCGAAATGCAGCGCACCCAGACCCTCAACAAGGCGCTGCTCGAACAGACCACGCAATTCATCGGCCTGCTCGACCTGCAGGGGAATCTCCTCGTCGCCAACCGCACGAGCATGGAATGGATCAAAGCAAAGCCGGAGGAAGTCCTGGGGAAACCATTCTGGGACGGACCCTGGTGGCCGGACAAAACCAAAGCCGAGTTTCTTTTGCTGCAACTCATCGATCAGGTCAGAGAGGGCAAAACCGTTCGGCGCGAGATCGTGCACGCCGATTCCGAAGGCAGGGAATCGTTCTTCGATTTCACGATGTCTCCGTTCCGCAATGAAACAGGTCAGGTCGTCAACTTCATCGTTGAAGGCCGCGACATCTCCATGCTCAAGAAAAAACAGCAGGAGATCATGGAAAGCGAGAAGCGGTTCCGCACGATTTTTGAAAACGCGCCTTACTCCATGGTCATCACCCGCCTTTCGGACGGCAAGTACATGGACGCCAACACTGCCTTTCTGGACCGGATGAACATCAGCCGCGAGAATCTTCTCACGCTTTCTCCCAAAGACGTCGGAACCTTCGGCCAAGCGCACCAGCAGGAAATATTACTGCGCCTCAAGGCCAGCCGCAACATCCACAACATGGAAACCCAGGTGCAAAGGCCCGACGGCACGACCGGACACATCCTGTATTCGGGCGGGCTCATCACCCTTGACGGCGAGGCCTGCATCCTGTCCATGACCGTGGACATCACCGAACTCAAACAGGCCCAGGAAGAACTGCGCCGTTCCAAGGAGATGTTCGCCCGTCTTTTCCAACTCTCTCCGGACATCATCACCCTGGCTAGGCAGGAAGACGGTGTCCTTCTGGAGGTCAACGAAACCTTCTCGCGCACCACCGGCTACTCCCGGGACGAAGCGCTGGGTAAAAGCACGCTGGATCTGACCATCTTTGCCGCGCCCGAAAGAAGGACCGCGTTCGTGCAGGCCCTGCTGCGCGACGGACAGGTCGACAACTTTGAATTCGAAATGCGCCACCGTGACGGACACACCCTGCAGTGCTCGACCTCGGCCAGGCTGATGAACATCGACGATACGCCCTGCATTCTGGCCATCACCCGCGACATAACGCATCTTCGGGCCTTGCAGGACAGCATGATCCAGTCCGAAAAAATGCTCTCCCTCGGGGGCATCGCCGCCGGCATCGCCCACGAGATCAACAATCCGCTCGGCATCGTGCTGCAGGCGGCCCAGACCATCACCCTGCGCACCAGAGCCGACTTCCCCAAGAACATTGAAGCGGCCGCGAAGGTCGGCGCGGATCTGGGCCAGGTGGACCGCTACCTCAAAGAGCGCAAAGTCGATGTCTTCATTCGCGATATCCAGGGCGCAGCGGTCCGGGCGGCGGAGATCATCCGCCACATGCTCGATTTCAGCAGGCGCAGCGAGTCGAGGCACTCGGTCTGCGACATAAGGGTCATCCTTGAAAACTCCCTGCGCCTCGCCTCCAGCGACTACGACCTCAAGAAAAACTACGATTTCAAATCCATCAGAATCGAGAAGGACGTAGAGGACAACCTGCCCTGTCTGCTGTGCACGGAAACGGAAATCGAGCAGGTCCTTCTCAACCTGCTGCGCAACGCGGCCCAGGCCATGGCTGAAGCCGAACCGCCCCTTCCCGATCCCTGCATCGGCATCCGGATCAGAAAGATGGAAACGGGGCTGCGCATCGACATCAGGGACAACGGACCCGGCATCTCGGCGGAGAACCGCAAACGCATCTTCGAACCCTTCTTCACCACCAAGACCGCCGGGGCGGGCACCGGCCTTGGGCTGTCCGTATCCTACTTCATCATCACCAAGGGACACGGCGGAGCCATGTACGTCACCGCCCCTGCCGAGGGCGGGACAGTTTTCAGCATCGAACTGCCCGGAACAACGGAATCCGTAAAACATGAAGCCCATGCCTAG
- a CDS encoding HD-GYP domain-containing protein, whose product MNILVIDDEDGLRRSLCAYLEDLGYDTLDAGNGREGLDAMHKVLPDLAAVIVDLNMPVLDGYGFLQQARLEAPELPIIVLSGVGVVDDALQAVRIGAWDFLTKPLHNLSVLAHTLDKVMEKARLIRENREYQTNLEQLVQQRTAELERTRRQIMHRLSRAAEYKDNETGHHVIRVGEIAAVLAQALGLDEADCANLRDCAPLHDIGKIGIPDEVLLKPGKLDPAEWKIMQQHCMFGCEILGPLTSKEEAHSSCEQWDRKDLGGNELLDLARMLALLHHERWDGSGYPFGLAGEDIPLAARIVAVVDTYDALSSERPYKEAFPEEKCLAIIRESSGSHFDPEVVEAFFANIESIRSIRVRWQD is encoded by the coding sequence ATGAATATACTGGTTATCGACGACGAAGACGGGCTGCGCCGCTCACTGTGCGCCTATCTTGAAGACCTTGGATACGACACTCTCGACGCGGGCAATGGGAGAGAAGGCCTTGATGCCATGCACAAGGTTTTGCCCGATCTTGCGGCCGTCATCGTCGATCTGAACATGCCGGTGCTGGACGGCTACGGTTTCCTGCAGCAGGCCCGGCTCGAAGCGCCGGAATTGCCCATCATCGTGCTTTCGGGCGTGGGGGTGGTCGACGACGCGCTGCAGGCCGTGAGGATTGGCGCTTGGGACTTTCTGACCAAGCCTCTGCACAATTTGAGCGTCCTAGCTCACACGCTGGACAAGGTCATGGAGAAAGCCCGCCTGATCCGGGAAAACCGGGAATATCAGACCAACCTTGAACAGCTCGTGCAGCAGCGCACCGCCGAACTGGAGCGCACCCGCCGCCAGATCATGCACCGTCTGAGCCGCGCCGCCGAATACAAGGACAACGAAACCGGACACCATGTCATCCGGGTCGGAGAAATCGCGGCAGTTCTGGCCCAGGCTCTCGGGCTGGACGAAGCCGACTGCGCCAACCTGCGCGACTGCGCCCCGCTGCACGACATCGGCAAGATCGGCATCCCCGACGAAGTGCTGTTAAAACCCGGCAAGCTCGACCCTGCGGAGTGGAAAATCATGCAGCAGCACTGCATGTTCGGCTGCGAAATCCTGGGACCGCTGACCAGCAAGGAAGAGGCGCATTCAAGCTGCGAGCAATGGGACAGAAAGGACCTGGGCGGAAACGAGTTGCTCGACCTGGCCCGCATGCTGGCCCTCCTGCATCATGAACGTTGGGACGGCAGCGGCTATCCCTTCGGCCTGGCCGGAGAAGATATCCCGCTTGCGGCACGCATTGTCGCGGTGGTCGACACCTATGACGCTCTGTCCAGCGAAAGACCGTACAAGGAAGCCTTCCCGGAAGAAAAATGCCTGGCCATCATCCGCGAAAGCTCGGGCAGTCATTTCGATCCCGAAGTCGTCGAGGCATTTTTTGCCAACATTGAAAGCATCCGAAGCATCCGCGTGCGGTGGCAGGACTAG
- a CDS encoding bifunctional diguanylate cyclase/phosphodiesterase — protein sequence MSMHRLLQRQLKRARITPGELPSDFGPFMNLVDDAYRQFDEEKEVLERALEISSAELVRRNEVMRAVFMALPDVFLWITRDGLITDCRGGLQALFGVEPLSLLKKNLREIPDIAEPQAFSLAMRMLTETSFFQAEYSIHSTDRTRHYEARFANLEDNLILVLIRDISDRAMAEEALLGVQQHLDHIIEFLPDATLVVDNEHRVIAWNRAMEGMTGVPKEEILGKSGYEYGTPFYGHPRPILLDFIGKDPSHDYPMYEPTQSNLEGLATEIFVPLLSGGRGAYVWAKASALYDKDGNIAGAIQTIRDITDKKRVEIGTRVLYLVSTAASTPLADRDLLAKVFDILAEHLDVQIMFVSLLGEEGSNLTFPFFSRQELARHETLKHISMLSAEAWVSLSPQITDTRPEGLDNDKAQPALWFASPLRYGEQLLGSVVIALPENNHFVCEKDTHVLASVADHLALAISRNATEKALSQSEKKHRAIFENATEGIFQISLDHDLLSANPAMASIFGYDSLDSLMAGAKGFLQRAISSSDRVRLLSQALKLGTAQNFELDAFMAGGKKTWISINMRTVKRSDGSISHLEGSVRDVSKRKKAERRLAIQKGLFQQLFDNSPQGILLLGKDGAPMDINPSFTSLFGYARSDLHALFEMLLHPDSLDESYAFVSTVLSGTSVSTETQRRTKDGRIIPVSMLGYPYVLDGTISGAFFIFSDISERKNYEAQLTRQALRDNLTGLPNRVLFMDRLNRAMTRQQRNGEYRFAVLMIDLDSFKRVNDTLGHQAGDHLLQEVAARLTHCLRTMDTVARMGGDEFAVLLEDFQNNHEAIGITRRLLDTIRQPLKIQDRDVLVSASVGVVLQTARYTSPNDLLRDADISMYRSKELGKNQFKVFSKSMYEQVVQTVQLENDLRQALVEDEFELFFQPIYALSGQKLRGFEALIRWNHPQRGHLPPGEFIPVAEETGLVTEIGKWVMRRGCRVLAGWQSQFPGLDISLSLNLSPKDLLQASLVPVLTELLHETGLDARHLKLEITETAVMDNPEQATSRLERLQKMGFQIAMDDFGTGYSSLSYLQRLPIDILKIDRSFVQTMLENPNNLEIIKAIIGLGKILDLRIVAEGVETRQQLETLQELGCDLAQGFLLGRPMSKEQTESLISACSENPSA from the coding sequence ATGAGCATGCACCGCCTCTTGCAACGCCAGCTCAAGCGGGCCCGGATCACTCCTGGCGAGCTACCCTCCGACTTCGGACCTTTCATGAACCTCGTCGATGACGCCTACCGCCAATTCGATGAAGAAAAGGAGGTCCTGGAAAGGGCTCTGGAAATCAGCTCCGCCGAGCTTGTGCGTCGCAACGAAGTCATGCGCGCCGTATTCATGGCCCTGCCGGACGTATTTCTCTGGATCACCCGCGACGGCCTGATCACGGATTGCCGTGGCGGTCTGCAAGCCCTCTTCGGGGTTGAACCCCTCAGCCTTTTAAAGAAGAACCTGCGCGAAATCCCGGATATCGCCGAGCCCCAGGCTTTCTCCCTGGCCATGCGCATGTTGACCGAAACATCATTCTTCCAGGCCGAGTACTCCATCCACTCCACAGACCGGACCCGGCACTACGAAGCCCGCTTCGCCAACCTCGAGGACAACCTGATTCTGGTCCTGATCCGGGACATTTCCGACCGCGCCATGGCCGAGGAGGCTCTCCTTGGAGTGCAGCAACACCTGGATCACATCATCGAATTTCTGCCCGACGCCACGTTGGTGGTCGACAACGAACACCGGGTCATTGCCTGGAACAGAGCCATGGAAGGCATGACCGGAGTTCCCAAAGAGGAAATCCTCGGCAAATCGGGCTATGAGTACGGCACGCCCTTTTACGGACATCCGCGTCCTATTCTCCTGGATTTCATCGGCAAGGACCCAAGCCACGACTATCCCATGTACGAGCCCACCCAGAGCAACCTCGAAGGACTGGCCACGGAGATTTTTGTTCCGCTCCTTAGCGGCGGGCGGGGAGCCTACGTCTGGGCCAAGGCCTCCGCGCTGTACGACAAGGACGGCAACATCGCCGGAGCCATCCAGACCATCCGGGACATCACCGACAAGAAGCGCGTCGAGATCGGCACCCGGGTCCTCTATCTGGTCTCCACCGCGGCCAGCACCCCCCTCGCGGACAGGGATCTGCTCGCCAAAGTCTTCGACATCCTGGCCGAACACCTTGACGTCCAGATCATGTTCGTCTCTCTGCTTGGCGAAGAAGGCTCAAACCTCACCTTCCCATTTTTCAGCAGGCAAGAACTGGCCAGACACGAGACCTTGAAGCATATTTCCATGCTCTCCGCCGAGGCATGGGTGTCCTTGTCCCCACAAATCACGGACACCAGGCCGGAGGGCCTGGACAACGACAAGGCGCAGCCCGCGTTGTGGTTTGCCTCTCCCCTGCGCTACGGGGAACAACTGCTGGGATCCGTGGTCATCGCCCTGCCCGAGAACAATCACTTTGTCTGCGAAAAGGACACACACGTGTTGGCTTCGGTGGCAGACCATCTGGCGCTGGCCATTTCACGCAACGCCACGGAAAAAGCGCTGAGCCAAAGCGAGAAAAAGCACCGCGCCATCTTCGAAAACGCGACCGAAGGCATCTTCCAGATCTCGCTCGATCACGATCTCTTGAGCGCCAACCCGGCCATGGCCAGCATTTTCGGGTACGACAGTTTGGACAGTCTGATGGCCGGGGCCAAGGGATTCCTGCAACGCGCCATCTCCTCGTCCGACCGGGTCCGGTTATTGAGTCAGGCCCTGAAGCTCGGCACCGCTCAGAACTTCGAACTCGACGCGTTCATGGCAGGCGGAAAGAAAACCTGGATCTCGATCAACATGCGCACCGTAAAGCGATCCGACGGTTCCATCAGCCACCTCGAAGGCTCCGTGCGCGATGTGTCCAAACGCAAGAAGGCCGAACGCAGGCTCGCCATCCAGAAAGGCCTTTTCCAGCAGCTCTTCGACAATTCCCCGCAAGGCATCCTGCTGCTGGGCAAGGACGGGGCGCCCATGGACATCAACCCGAGCTTCACCAGCCTTTTCGGATACGCCAGAAGCGACCTCCATGCCCTTTTTGAGATGCTGTTGCACCCGGACAGCCTCGACGAAAGCTACGCCTTCGTCTCCACGGTGCTGAGCGGGACCTCGGTCAGCACGGAAACCCAGCGCAGGACCAAGGACGGACGAATCATTCCCGTCTCCATGCTCGGCTATCCCTATGTGCTGGACGGCACGATCTCCGGGGCATTCTTCATCTTCAGCGACATTTCCGAGCGCAAGAATTACGAAGCGCAGCTGACCAGGCAGGCCCTGCGCGACAACCTGACGGGGCTGCCCAACAGAGTGCTGTTCATGGATCGGCTGAACCGGGCCATGACCCGGCAGCAGCGCAACGGCGAATACCGTTTCGCCGTGCTCATGATCGACCTGGACAGCTTCAAGCGGGTCAACGACACCCTCGGCCATCAGGCCGGGGATCACCTGCTGCAGGAAGTGGCCGCGCGCCTGACCCATTGCCTGCGAACCATGGACACGGTGGCCCGCATGGGCGGAGACGAATTCGCCGTACTGCTCGAAGACTTCCAGAACAATCATGAAGCCATCGGCATCACCCGCCGGCTTCTGGACACCATCCGCCAGCCTCTCAAGATTCAGGACCGGGACGTGCTGGTCAGCGCGTCTGTCGGCGTGGTGCTGCAGACCGCGCGCTACACCTCGCCCAACGACCTGTTGCGAGACGCCGACATCAGCATGTACCGCTCCAAGGAGCTGGGCAAAAACCAGTTCAAGGTCTTCAGCAAAAGCATGTACGAACAGGTCGTGCAGACCGTGCAGCTTGAAAACGACCTGCGCCAGGCCCTGGTCGAAGACGAATTCGAACTCTTTTTTCAGCCCATCTATGCCTTAAGCGGACAGAAGCTCCGGGGATTTGAGGCGCTCATCCGCTGGAACCACCCTCAGCGCGGCCACCTCCCTCCCGGAGAATTCATCCCCGTGGCCGAGGAAACCGGGCTGGTCACCGAGATCGGCAAATGGGTCATGCGCCGCGGATGCCGGGTTCTGGCCGGATGGCAATCGCAATTCCCCGGACTTGACATCAGCCTGTCCCTGAACCTTTCGCCCAAAGATCTGCTGCAGGCCTCGCTCGTCCCCGTGCTGACGGAGTTGCTGCATGAAACCGGCCTCGACGCGCGGCACCTCAAACTCGAGATCACCGAAACCGCGGTCATGGACAATCCCGAGCAAGCCACATCCAGGCTGGAGCGACTGCAGAAAATGGGCTTCCAGATCGCCATGGACGATTTCGGCACCGGGTATTCGTCCCTGTCCTACCTGCAGCGCCTGCCCATCGACATCCTCAAGATCGACCGCTCTTTCGTGCAGACCATGCTCGAAAACCCCAACAACCTTGAAATCATCAAGGCCATCATCGGGCTGGGAAAAATCCTGGACCTGCGCATCGTGGCCGAGGGCGTGGAAACCCGGCAGCAGCTTGAAACCTTGCAGGAGCTCGGGTGCGACCTGGCCCAGGGATTTCTCCTCGGCCGGCCCATGTCCAAAGAACAGACCGAAAGCCTGATATCCGCATGCAGCGAGAACCCGTCGGCATGA
- a CDS encoding UPF0280 family protein produces the protein MQREPVGMTRSAHLSPFRTYRASRHFDLVSFQLVIEETDLWVAAQEDLGAPMADQVRLLRGQIKTYAAVHPEFLTSLEPLEAGPGAPEIIRRMCRAGTMTGVGPMAAVAGTLSQLLAEHFHERSPDLMIENGGDTYLFSTRDRHIGILNMPDQAVRLCVPVAAGDFPCSFCASSATIGHSLSFGKADLVVVRSKDAALADAAATALANALTGAHAMDAVLAQAQKWEPLGLDGVFTQCEGKIGVWGKMQLAVI, from the coding sequence ATGCAGCGAGAACCCGTCGGCATGACCAGGTCCGCCCACCTGTCCCCGTTCCGCACATACCGCGCATCTCGGCACTTCGACCTCGTTTCCTTCCAACTCGTCATCGAGGAAACAGACCTGTGGGTCGCGGCGCAGGAAGACCTTGGCGCCCCCATGGCCGACCAGGTCCGGCTTCTACGCGGGCAGATCAAGACCTACGCGGCAGTGCACCCCGAATTCTTGACCTCGCTTGAGCCTCTTGAAGCCGGCCCGGGCGCTCCGGAAATCATTCGCCGCATGTGCCGGGCCGGAACCATGACCGGCGTCGGACCCATGGCCGCCGTGGCCGGCACCCTGTCCCAGCTGCTGGCCGAGCACTTCCATGAGCGCTCGCCGGACCTTATGATCGAAAACGGTGGAGACACCTACCTTTTCTCCACCCGGGACAGGCACATCGGCATCCTGAACATGCCGGACCAGGCCGTACGCCTTTGTGTGCCGGTGGCGGCCGGGGACTTTCCCTGCTCATTCTGCGCATCCTCGGCCACGATCGGACATTCGCTCAGTTTTGGTAAGGCCGACCTGGTCGTGGTCAGATCAAAAGACGCGGCCCTGGCCGACGCAGCGGCCACGGCCCTGGCCAATGCCCTGACCGGAGCCCATGCCATGGATGCTGTCCTGGCCCAGGCGCAAAAATGGGAGCCCCTTGGCCTCGACGGCGTCTTCACGCAGTGCGAAGGCAAGATCGGAGTATGGGGAAAAATGCAACTGGCCGTGATTTAA